The following are from one region of the Halorussus rarus genome:
- a CDS encoding class I SAM-dependent methyltransferase has translation MKGAEWYQTDEVAEEYEEKRFSRGGRLIDRREKQAVLDAVGPLEGKNVLEIACGTGRFTVMLAERGADIVGLDISAAMLQQGRQKARSAGVADHLEFMRGDAGRLPFPDDHFDTVFAMRFFHLADTPATFLSEMRRVAKDQVVFDTFNATSTRSVYNWLLPMGSHLYSRDDVRKLLDEADLRLVDAEHDWILPYGFYRKIPGAVAGPIRNADTALGDSPVGDYFASVSYWNTSVE, from the coding sequence GTGAAAGGAGCGGAGTGGTACCAGACCGACGAGGTCGCCGAGGAGTACGAAGAGAAGCGATTCTCCCGCGGCGGGCGGCTCATCGACCGTCGAGAGAAGCAGGCCGTCCTCGACGCCGTCGGCCCGCTGGAGGGGAAGAACGTGCTCGAGATAGCCTGCGGTACCGGCCGGTTCACGGTGATGCTGGCCGAGCGCGGCGCCGACATCGTGGGGCTGGACATCTCGGCCGCGATGCTCCAGCAGGGCCGCCAGAAGGCCCGGTCGGCGGGGGTGGCCGACCACCTGGAGTTCATGCGCGGCGACGCGGGTCGGCTCCCGTTCCCCGACGACCACTTCGACACCGTGTTCGCGATGCGGTTCTTCCACCTCGCGGACACCCCCGCGACCTTCCTCTCGGAGATGCGCCGGGTGGCGAAGGACCAGGTCGTCTTCGACACGTTCAACGCCACGAGCACCCGGAGCGTCTACAACTGGCTGCTCCCGATGGGGTCGCACCTCTACTCGCGTGACGACGTCCGGAAACTGCTCGACGAGGCCGACCTCCGCCTCGTCGACGCCGAGCACGACTGGATCCTCCCGTACGGCTTCTACCGGAAGATTCCGGGCGCCGTGGCGGGTCCAATCCGGAACGCCGACACCGCCCTGGGCGACTCGCCGGTGGGCGACTACTTCGCGTCGGTCTCCTACTGGAACACCAGCGTCGAGTGA
- the thsA gene encoding thermosome subunit alpha, translating to MGGRPMFVLADDTERTHGRDAQSSNISAGKAVSEAVRTTLGPRGMDKMLVTDTGDVTITNDGATILSTMDIEHPAAQMLVEVAEAQEDEVGDGTTTASVLAGELLSKAEDLLDDDVHPTTIVEGYAQARDIAVEAVDDLVLDDELDDELLRHVAESSMTGKGTGDITTEKLADAVVRAIRHVDGDEGVRRDDVRVHTQTGGSSSATELVEGVISDVEPVNSNMPRQVEDATIAVVDEEFGVREAEIDAEYSVESVDQLTAAMDAEDRELRQYADALSEAGVDVVFGTDSIDDRPAAYLADAGILAFENVDDDEARAIASATGASRTGKVGDIEGADLGRAETVRVQTFGDDDLAFVEGGEAAEAVTMLIRGGTEHVIDELERALEDALDVVTAALDTGGVVPGAGAVEIAVADRVREESAGIEGRKQLAVEAFADAVDVLPRTLAENTGMDPIDGLVDLRAANESDEGRAGIIAEGEHGEVEDPVEAGVLDPAAVKREAFESATEAATMIARIDDVIASE from the coding sequence ATGGGCGGTCGACCGATGTTCGTCCTCGCGGACGACACCGAACGAACGCACGGCAGGGACGCACAGTCCTCGAACATCTCCGCGGGCAAAGCGGTCAGCGAGGCCGTACGGACCACGCTCGGGCCCCGCGGGATGGACAAGATGCTGGTGACGGACACCGGCGACGTCACCATCACCAACGACGGGGCGACCATCCTGAGCACGATGGACATCGAGCACCCCGCGGCCCAGATGCTCGTGGAGGTCGCCGAGGCCCAGGAGGACGAGGTCGGCGACGGGACCACCACGGCGTCGGTGCTCGCGGGCGAACTGCTCTCGAAGGCCGAGGACCTGCTCGACGACGACGTCCACCCGACGACCATCGTCGAGGGGTACGCGCAGGCCCGCGACATCGCCGTCGAGGCGGTCGACGACCTGGTCCTCGACGACGAGCTCGACGACGAACTCCTCCGGCACGTCGCCGAGTCCAGCATGACCGGTAAGGGGACCGGCGACATCACCACCGAGAAGCTCGCCGACGCGGTGGTCCGGGCGATCCGCCACGTCGACGGCGACGAGGGCGTGCGCCGCGACGACGTCCGGGTCCACACCCAGACCGGCGGGTCGTCGTCGGCGACCGAGCTCGTCGAGGGCGTCATCAGCGACGTCGAACCGGTCAACTCCAACATGCCCCGACAGGTCGAGGACGCGACCATCGCGGTCGTCGACGAGGAGTTCGGCGTGCGCGAGGCCGAGATCGACGCCGAGTACAGCGTCGAGAGCGTCGACCAGCTGACCGCCGCGATGGACGCCGAGGACCGCGAGCTCCGGCAGTACGCCGACGCGCTCTCGGAGGCCGGCGTGGACGTCGTCTTCGGGACCGACTCCATCGACGACCGGCCGGCGGCCTACCTCGCCGACGCGGGCATCCTCGCGTTCGAGAACGTCGACGACGACGAGGCCCGCGCTATCGCCTCCGCGACCGGCGCCTCCCGCACCGGGAAGGTCGGAGACATCGAGGGCGCCGACCTCGGCCGCGCCGAGACGGTCCGGGTGCAGACGTTCGGCGACGACGACCTCGCGTTCGTCGAGGGCGGCGAGGCCGCCGAGGCGGTGACGATGTTGATCCGCGGCGGCACCGAGCACGTCATCGACGAGCTCGAGCGCGCGCTCGAGGACGCCCTCGACGTGGTGACCGCGGCGCTCGACACCGGCGGCGTCGTGCCCGGCGCGGGCGCGGTCGAGATCGCGGTCGCCGACCGGGTCCGCGAGGAGTCGGCCGGCATCGAGGGCCGCAAGCAGCTCGCGGTCGAGGCGTTCGCCGACGCGGTCGACGTGCTCCCGCGCACCCTCGCGGAGAACACCGGCATGGACCCCATCGACGGTCTGGTCGACCTCCGGGCCGCCAACGAGAGCGACGAGGGCCGGGCCGGCATCATCGCCGAGGGCGAGCACGGTGAGGTCGAGGACCCCGTCGAGGCGGGCGTGCTCGACCCCGCCGCGGTCAAGCGCGAGGCGTTCGAGTCGGCCACCGAGGCCGCGACGATGATCGCCCGCATCGACGACGTCATCGCCTCGGAGTAG
- a CDS encoding glycosyltransferase, with protein MELSVVVPTLNGRESLAACLDALAAEAPEAEVVVVNGPSADGTTGMVRDRDDVDVLIEVSDRKLNVARNAGIAAATGDAVALIGQDHAVEASWADGVRTGLAAADVVTGPVHRSVRAGVTTESPERRTIDGREVTYFDGGNVALTREAVEAVDGFDEYLVTGGARDCAHRLAANDFEVAWSSSVSVTDTAEDDEDDDRDWGWKYRALAYRLVKNYGPRPGVFRRTLRDAVSDGVENAAEVLRGDVTPSEWMGRGKRVTKSSLIGCKDGLRARFADRSGARNPYGLSARADRAVERYDWRGDPEEAEEREEPTQ; from the coding sequence ATGGAGCTATCCGTGGTGGTCCCGACGCTCAACGGGCGCGAGAGCCTCGCGGCGTGTCTCGACGCGCTGGCCGCCGAGGCGCCCGAGGCCGAGGTGGTCGTGGTCAACGGCCCCTCCGCCGACGGGACCACCGGGATGGTCAGAGACCGCGACGACGTCGACGTGCTGATCGAGGTCTCGGACCGCAAACTCAACGTGGCGCGGAACGCCGGCATCGCGGCCGCCACCGGCGACGCGGTCGCGCTGATCGGCCAGGACCACGCGGTCGAGGCGTCGTGGGCCGACGGGGTCAGAACGGGGCTCGCGGCCGCCGACGTGGTGACCGGCCCGGTCCACCGGTCGGTCCGGGCGGGCGTGACCACCGAGTCGCCCGAGCGCCGGACTATCGACGGTCGGGAGGTGACCTACTTCGACGGGGGCAACGTCGCGCTCACCCGCGAGGCCGTCGAGGCGGTCGACGGCTTCGACGAGTACCTCGTGACGGGCGGGGCGCGCGACTGCGCCCACCGGCTCGCCGCCAACGACTTCGAGGTGGCGTGGTCGTCGTCGGTGAGCGTGACCGACACCGCCGAGGACGACGAGGACGACGACCGCGACTGGGGCTGGAAGTACCGCGCGCTCGCCTACCGGCTCGTGAAGAACTACGGCCCCCGTCCGGGCGTCTTCCGGCGGACGCTCCGGGACGCCGTCTCCGACGGGGTCGAGAACGCCGCCGAGGTCCTCCGGGGCGACGTGACGCCCTCGGAGTGGATGGGCCGCGGCAAGCGCGTGACCAAGAGCTCGCTGATCGGGTGCAAGGACGGGCTCCGGGCCCGGTTCGCCGACCGGAGCGGCGCCCGGAACCCCTACGGCCTGTCGGCGCGGGCCGACCGCGCGGTCGAGCGCTACGACTGGCGTGGCGACCCCGAGGAGGCCGAGGAGCGCGAGGAGCCCACCCAGTAG
- a CDS encoding zinc-binding dehydrogenase gives MTDTMRAVVIEEFGDPDVFEDRELDRPDPDPNEVLVRVAASSVNPVEYKIRRGDLPPFAPDFPAVLGCDASGVVASVGGDVEDFEEGDEVYGMVGGVTGAQGAYAEYVSAHADLLAPVPAALSLEEAAALPVVGLTAWEMLVGEADAGEGDSALVYGGAGGVGHAGVQLADWLGADVYATGSTERKRDLAADLGATATIDYTDTDVEEYVDEYAGGEGFDVVFDPVGDDHLQTAFEAVAPHERVVTTESSSTQDLSPLHQKALSLGVVLVILPVLRRQRRERVGERLRRLNDAVEDGGLDPVLDDEQFELTAEGVAAAHRYAEDGDHVGKISLVSER, from the coding sequence GTGACCGACACGATGCGCGCAGTCGTCATCGAGGAGTTCGGCGACCCGGACGTCTTCGAGGACCGCGAGCTCGACCGACCCGACCCCGACCCGAACGAGGTGCTGGTCCGGGTCGCGGCGTCGAGCGTCAACCCGGTCGAGTACAAGATCCGCCGGGGCGATCTGCCCCCGTTCGCGCCCGACTTCCCGGCCGTCCTGGGCTGCGACGCCTCGGGGGTCGTCGCGTCGGTCGGCGGCGACGTGGAGGACTTCGAGGAGGGCGACGAGGTGTACGGGATGGTCGGCGGCGTCACCGGCGCGCAGGGCGCCTACGCCGAGTACGTGTCCGCCCACGCCGACCTGCTCGCGCCAGTCCCGGCGGCCCTCTCGCTCGAAGAAGCCGCGGCGCTCCCGGTCGTCGGGCTCACGGCCTGGGAGATGCTGGTCGGCGAGGCCGACGCGGGCGAGGGCGACTCGGCGCTGGTCTACGGCGGCGCGGGCGGCGTCGGCCACGCGGGGGTCCAGCTGGCCGACTGGCTCGGCGCGGACGTCTACGCCACGGGCTCGACCGAGCGCAAGCGCGACCTCGCCGCGGACCTCGGCGCGACCGCGACCATCGACTACACCGACACCGACGTCGAGGAGTACGTCGACGAGTACGCCGGCGGCGAGGGGTTCGACGTGGTGTTCGACCCCGTGGGCGACGACCACCTCCAGACCGCGTTCGAGGCGGTCGCGCCCCACGAGCGGGTGGTCACCACCGAGTCGAGCTCGACCCAGGACCTGAGCCCGCTCCACCAGAAGGCGCTGTCGCTCGGCGTCGTGCTGGTCATCCTGCCGGTGCTGCGCCGGCAGCGTCGCGAGCGCGTGGGCGAGCGCCTCCGGCGGCTCAACGACGCGGTCGAAGACGGCGGCCTCGACCCAGTACTGGACGACGAGCAGTTCGAGCTGACCGCCGAGGGCGTCGCCGCGGCCCATCGGTACGCCGAGGACGGCGACCACGTGGGCAAGATCTCGCTGGTCAGCGAGCGATAG
- a CDS encoding pantoate kinase — protein sequence MEAFAPGSVTAVFAPAGDGDESKGASVAIADGVVADVTPADRSTDGPVVTVDGEPTDFEPVELAIDDLDVPARVDLAAEVPIGRGFGASGAATLATVIAANAEFELGYSREELVEVAHRAEVAAGTGLGDVFVQDRGGLVVGDGGEPRAYDRETPVEYASFGPIATEEALADDELMARVARAGTATLDALPADPTLDRVLRDSWDFARAIDLPTDEVRETVAAVEAAGGTASMAMVGETVFAVGVEGVLPNRTGVCPDGAELR from the coding sequence ATGGAGGCTTTCGCCCCGGGCAGCGTCACCGCCGTCTTCGCGCCGGCCGGCGACGGCGACGAGTCGAAGGGTGCGAGCGTGGCCATCGCCGACGGCGTGGTCGCCGACGTGACGCCAGCAGACCGAAGTACCGATGGGCCGGTCGTGACTGTCGACGGCGAGCCGACCGACTTCGAGCCGGTCGAACTGGCTATCGACGACCTGGACGTGCCGGCCCGCGTCGACCTGGCCGCCGAGGTGCCCATCGGCCGGGGGTTCGGCGCCAGCGGGGCCGCGACCCTGGCGACCGTCATCGCCGCGAACGCCGAGTTCGAACTCGGTTACTCGCGGGAGGAACTCGTCGAGGTCGCCCACCGCGCGGAGGTCGCGGCCGGGACGGGACTGGGCGACGTGTTCGTCCAGGACCGCGGCGGCCTGGTGGTCGGCGACGGCGGCGAACCCCGGGCGTACGACCGCGAGACGCCCGTCGAGTACGCGAGCTTCGGCCCCATCGCCACGGAGGAGGCACTGGCCGACGATGAGCTGATGGCCCGCGTGGCCCGAGCGGGGACCGCTACCCTCGACGCGCTCCCCGCGGACCCTACGCTCGACCGCGTACTCCGCGACTCGTGGGACTTCGCGCGCGCCATCGACCTGCCGACCGACGAGGTCCGGGAGACGGTCGCCGCGGTGGAGGCCGCGGGCGGGACCGCGAGCATGGCGATGGTCGGCGAGACGGTGTTCGCGGTGGGCGTCGAGGGCGTGCTGCCGAACCGGACCGGGGTGTGTCCCGACGGCGCGGAACTGCGGTGA
- a CDS encoding amidohydrolase family protein, giving the protein MLELEHRFRVVDVHARLNADAGGVQTRGRAISPERLEREMHQAGVVRSVVFPGTRAGGSYVSANNAVARRSVDRPFLAFARINGPRDPGERASSRLRNLAARRKDHHTSPEDVEQYAYDDRFHGFKLDPARDGLPDDETLDQLEAVDLPVLVHAGDRFPPAAAEEALLSREFPVVLAHFGGHPLNRDLMAESIDLLQRNDDCYLDTSYVRYRDLLERAMMEHPDRVLFGSGAPSSHPNVAVMEILTLDVPEDAMRKVFDKNARRVLGDSLPKDF; this is encoded by the coding sequence ATGCTGGAGTTGGAGCATCGCTTCCGGGTGGTGGACGTACACGCCAGACTCAACGCGGACGCTGGGGGCGTCCAGACCCGCGGGCGGGCCATCAGCCCCGAGCGGTTAGAGCGGGAGATGCATCAGGCGGGGGTCGTGCGCTCGGTCGTGTTCCCGGGCACGCGCGCCGGCGGGAGCTACGTGAGCGCGAACAACGCGGTGGCGCGCCGGAGCGTCGACCGGCCGTTCCTGGCGTTCGCCCGGATCAACGGGCCGCGGGACCCCGGCGAGCGCGCGTCGTCGCGGCTGCGCAACCTCGCCGCGCGCCGGAAGGACCACCACACCTCGCCCGAGGACGTCGAGCAGTACGCCTACGACGACCGGTTCCACGGGTTCAAGCTCGACCCCGCGAGGGACGGGCTGCCCGACGACGAGACGCTCGACCAGCTCGAGGCGGTCGACCTGCCCGTGCTGGTCCACGCGGGCGACCGGTTCCCGCCCGCCGCGGCCGAGGAGGCGCTGCTCTCCCGAGAGTTCCCCGTCGTCCTCGCCCACTTCGGGGGGCACCCGCTGAACCGCGACCTGATGGCCGAGTCCATCGACCTGCTCCAGCGCAACGACGACTGCTACCTCGACACCAGCTACGTCCGCTACCGGGACCTGCTCGAGCGCGCGATGATGGAGCACCCGGACCGCGTCCTGTTCGGCAGCGGGGCGCCCAGCTCCCACCCGAACGTCGCGGTGATGGAGATACTCACCCTCGACGTGCCCGAGGACGCGATGCGGAAGGTCTTCGACAAGAACGCCCGGCGCGTCCTCGGCGATTCGCTGCCGAAGGACTTCTGA
- a CDS encoding helix-turn-helix domain-containing protein yields the protein MTLIADFYLETPVLRDALDAVPAMDVSVEQQTLREAKPFALSFWASGEDFAAFEAALADDRTVDDASVLTEVGDKRLYQVELTDEGDELMTYHAWADLGGVFISSERAGEGWRVRIRFPDRESLREYVDFCERRDLTFDLRSLYAADDPDVDPMGLTERQCEALRTATEMGYYDVPRRVELEDIAEVLGVSRQAVSERLRRATRALVRATIERDGEGDGEDEGGADAERGE from the coding sequence ATGACGCTCATCGCGGACTTCTACCTCGAGACGCCGGTCCTGCGGGACGCGCTCGACGCGGTGCCGGCGATGGACGTCTCCGTCGAACAGCAGACGCTCCGGGAGGCCAAGCCGTTCGCGCTGTCGTTCTGGGCGTCGGGCGAGGACTTCGCGGCGTTCGAGGCGGCGCTGGCCGACGACCGGACAGTCGACGACGCGAGCGTGCTCACGGAGGTCGGTGACAAGCGCCTGTACCAGGTCGAACTCACCGACGAGGGCGACGAGCTCATGACGTACCACGCGTGGGCCGACCTCGGGGGCGTGTTCATCTCCTCGGAGCGGGCCGGCGAGGGGTGGCGGGTCCGCATCCGGTTCCCCGACCGGGAGAGCCTCCGGGAGTACGTCGACTTCTGCGAGCGCCGGGACCTGACGTTCGACCTCCGGAGCCTGTACGCCGCCGACGACCCCGACGTCGACCCGATGGGACTGACCGAGCGCCAGTGCGAGGCGCTCCGGACCGCGACCGAGATGGGCTACTACGACGTGCCGCGGCGGGTCGAGCTCGAGGACATCGCCGAGGTGCTGGGCGTCTCCCGTCAGGCGGTCTCCGAGCGCCTCCGCCGGGCGACCCGGGCGCTGGTCCGGGCGACCATCGAACGCGACGGCGAGGGCGACGGAGAGGACGAGGGCGGCGCGGACGCCGAGCGCGGGGAGTGA
- the katG gene encoding catalase/peroxidase HPI — MSEENLDHGMGNPRHNNNWWPNKLNLDVLDQNAENVGPYGEDFDYAEEFQKLDLDEVKADIEDVMTTSQDWWPADYGHYGPLFIRMAWHSAGTYRTVDGRGGATGGTQRFAPLNSWPDNVNLDKARRLLEPVKQKYGRKLSWADLIVLAGNVAMESMGFETFGFAGGREDEFEPDEAVYWGPETEWEGSERFNDEGELEEPLGATVMGLIYVNPEGPDGEPDTEGSAENIREAFGRMAMNDEETAALIAGGHTFGKVHGADSGDHLGAEPEAAPIDQQGLGWENDYGEGKGPDTITSGIEGPWTSAPTSWDMGYIANLLDYEWEPHRGPGGAWQWRPVDEEPQDTVPDAHDPSEKRTPMMLTTDVALKHDPEFREILERFREDPTVFREAFARAWYKLIHRDMGPPERFLGPEVPGEVMLWQDPLPDADYDLIGDEEVAELEEELLDSDLSVSQLVKTAWAAASTYRDSDMRGGANGARIRLEPQKSWEVNEPAELETVLETLEGIQADFNGSRSDDVRVSLADLIVLGGNAAVEEAAADAGYDLEIPFEPGRTDATQEQTDVESFEALKPKVDGFRNYFGGDYDQPTEELLVDEADLLDLTASEMTALVGGMRALGANYQDSDLGVFTDRPGTLTNDFFVNLLDMDYEWEESSDSREVFELRDRETGEVEWEASRADLIFGSNSRLRAIAEVYGSEEEKFVRDFADAWHKVMTHDRFDLE; from the coding sequence ATGTCAGAAGAAAATCTCGATCACGGAATGGGCAATCCCCGACACAATAACAACTGGTGGCCGAACAAGCTGAACCTGGACGTCCTCGACCAGAACGCCGAGAACGTCGGTCCGTACGGCGAGGACTTCGACTACGCCGAGGAGTTCCAGAAGCTCGACCTCGACGAGGTGAAGGCGGACATCGAGGACGTGATGACGACGTCGCAGGACTGGTGGCCGGCCGACTACGGCCACTACGGCCCGCTGTTCATCCGGATGGCGTGGCACAGCGCCGGCACGTACCGTACCGTCGACGGCCGCGGCGGCGCGACCGGCGGGACCCAGCGCTTCGCGCCCCTCAACAGCTGGCCCGACAACGTGAACCTCGACAAGGCCCGCCGGCTGCTCGAGCCGGTCAAGCAGAAGTACGGCCGCAAGCTCTCGTGGGCCGACCTGATCGTCCTGGCCGGGAACGTCGCCATGGAGTCGATGGGGTTCGAGACGTTCGGCTTCGCCGGCGGCCGCGAGGACGAGTTCGAGCCCGACGAGGCCGTCTACTGGGGCCCCGAGACCGAGTGGGAGGGCTCCGAGCGCTTCAACGACGAGGGTGAGCTCGAAGAGCCGCTCGGCGCCACTGTGATGGGACTCATCTACGTGAATCCGGAGGGTCCGGACGGCGAGCCCGACACCGAGGGTTCGGCGGAGAACATCCGAGAGGCGTTCGGTCGGATGGCGATGAACGACGAGGAGACGGCCGCGCTCATCGCCGGCGGACACACGTTCGGGAAGGTCCACGGCGCCGACTCCGGCGACCACCTCGGCGCCGAGCCCGAGGCGGCGCCGATCGACCAGCAGGGCCTCGGCTGGGAGAACGACTACGGCGAGGGCAAGGGCCCCGACACCATCACCAGCGGCATCGAGGGGCCGTGGACCAGCGCGCCGACCAGCTGGGACATGGGCTACATCGCCAACCTGCTCGACTACGAGTGGGAGCCCCACAGGGGCCCCGGCGGCGCGTGGCAGTGGCGGCCGGTCGACGAGGAGCCCCAGGACACCGTGCCGGACGCCCACGACCCGTCGGAGAAGCGCACCCCCATGATGCTGACGACGGACGTCGCCCTGAAGCACGACCCCGAGTTCCGGGAGATCCTGGAGCGCTTCCGCGAGGACCCGACCGTGTTCCGGGAGGCGTTCGCGCGGGCCTGGTACAAGCTGATCCACCGCGACATGGGCCCGCCCGAGCGGTTCCTCGGTCCGGAGGTCCCCGGCGAGGTGATGCTGTGGCAGGACCCGCTCCCCGACGCCGACTACGACCTGATCGGCGACGAGGAGGTCGCCGAGCTCGAGGAGGAGCTCCTCGACTCCGACCTGTCGGTCTCCCAGCTGGTCAAGACCGCCTGGGCGGCCGCGTCGACGTACCGCGACAGCGACATGCGCGGCGGCGCGAACGGCGCCCGCATCCGCCTCGAACCCCAGAAGAGCTGGGAGGTCAACGAGCCGGCCGAGCTCGAGACCGTGCTGGAGACCCTCGAGGGAATCCAGGCGGACTTCAACGGCTCGCGGTCCGACGACGTGCGAGTCTCGCTCGCGGACCTCATCGTGCTGGGCGGCAACGCGGCCGTCGAGGAGGCCGCGGCGGACGCCGGGTACGACCTGGAGATCCCGTTCGAACCCGGCCGGACCGACGCCACCCAGGAACAGACCGACGTCGAATCGTTCGAGGCGCTCAAGCCGAAGGTCGACGGCTTCCGCAACTACTTCGGCGGGGACTACGACCAGCCGACCGAGGAGCTGCTGGTGGACGAGGCCGACCTGCTGGACCTGACGGCGTCCGAGATGACGGCGCTCGTCGGCGGGATGCGCGCGCTCGGCGCGAACTACCAGGACTCGGACCTCGGCGTCTTCACCGACCGGCCGGGGACGCTGACCAACGACTTCTTCGTGAATCTGCTCGACATGGACTACGAGTGGGAGGAGTCCTCCGACTCGCGGGAGGTCTTCGAACTGCGCGACCGCGAGACGGGCGAGGTCGAGTGGGAGGCCAGCCGCGCGGACCTCATCTTCGGCTCGAACTCCCGGCTCCGGGCCATCGCGGAGGTCTACGGGAGTGAGGAAGAGAAGTTCGTTCGCGACTTCGCGGACGCCTGGCACAAGGTGATGACCCACGACCGCTTCGACCTCGAGTAG
- a CDS encoding SDR family oxidoreductase has protein sequence MSVDLKPVEDQVIVITGASSGIGLTTARMAADRGARVVLAARSEDALRELEAEIERTGGDATYVVADVSDRDDVRRIAEEAVDAYGGFDTWVNVAGAFLYGKLEDTPVEDMREQFETNVWGLLYGSLEAADHLKERGGAIINIGSVATDEAIPLQGSYSASKHAVKGFTDALRMELENDGAPVSVTLVKPASIDTPYADHAKNYMDEDATLPPPLYAPETVARAILDAAERPQRDVYVGGGARGMAALGHYASRLMDRVMESAFVPMQKRDEPARPDGANNLDASTGELEERGDYDRHVSETSAYTEASQRGSLAKSLLAGAGVGAAALALYARYRSRRAEDGTVDAEEERRRSVGSITQRSR, from the coding sequence ATGAGCGTCGACCTGAAACCCGTCGAGGACCAGGTGATCGTCATCACCGGCGCGTCGTCGGGGATCGGGCTGACGACCGCGCGGATGGCGGCCGACCGCGGGGCGCGGGTAGTGCTCGCGGCCCGGAGCGAGGACGCGCTCCGCGAACTCGAAGCGGAGATCGAGCGGACGGGCGGCGACGCGACCTACGTCGTCGCCGACGTGAGCGACCGCGACGACGTCCGGCGAATCGCCGAGGAGGCAGTCGACGCCTACGGCGGCTTCGACACCTGGGTCAACGTCGCCGGCGCGTTCCTCTACGGGAAACTCGAGGACACCCCGGTCGAGGACATGCGAGAGCAGTTCGAGACCAACGTCTGGGGGCTGCTGTACGGGTCGCTCGAGGCCGCCGACCACCTGAAGGAGCGGGGCGGCGCCATCATCAACATCGGGAGCGTCGCCACCGACGAGGCCATCCCGCTCCAGGGGAGCTACTCGGCGTCGAAGCACGCCGTCAAGGGGTTCACCGACGCGCTCCGGATGGAACTGGAGAACGACGGCGCGCCCGTCTCGGTGACGCTGGTCAAGCCCGCCTCCATCGACACGCCGTACGCCGACCACGCCAAGAACTACATGGACGAGGACGCGACGCTCCCGCCGCCGTTGTACGCGCCCGAGACGGTGGCGCGGGCCATCCTCGACGCCGCCGAGCGCCCCCAGCGCGACGTCTACGTCGGCGGCGGCGCCAGGGGGATGGCCGCACTCGGCCACTACGCGTCGCGGCTCATGGACCGCGTGATGGAGTCGGCGTTCGTCCCGATGCAGAAGCGTGACGAACCTGCCCGCCCGGACGGGGCGAACAACCTCGACGCGTCGACCGGCGAACTGGAGGAGCGGGGCGACTACGACCGCCACGTCTCCGAGACCAGCGCCTACACCGAGGCCTCCCAGCGCGGGTCGCTGGCAAAGTCACTGCTGGCCGGCGCCGGCGTCGGCGCCGCCGCGCTGGCACTGTACGCCCGCTACCGGTCGCGGCGGGCCGAGGACGGGACCGTCGACGCCGAGGAGGAGCGCCGGCGCTCGGTCGGTTCGATTACGCAGCGATCCCGATAG
- a CDS encoding DUF7344 domain-containing protein encodes MVSGSAQRPNHERIDRACDVLGSASRRRVIYTLRENGRTDLDGLADAVVSAGLADDRQRAAASLVHTHLPKLADFGVVSYADPADEVSLDDGVEALEPFLAVAAREELDGDRPQFPGRDASDAVASGAPE; translated from the coding sequence ATGGTAAGCGGATCTGCCCAGCGGCCGAATCACGAGCGCATCGACCGAGCGTGCGACGTGCTCGGGAGCGCATCCCGGCGCCGCGTCATCTACACCCTGCGGGAGAACGGTCGGACCGACCTCGACGGGCTCGCGGACGCGGTCGTCTCGGCGGGCCTGGCGGACGACCGCCAGCGGGCCGCGGCGTCGCTCGTCCACACCCACCTCCCGAAGCTGGCCGACTTCGGGGTCGTCTCGTACGCCGACCCGGCCGACGAGGTGTCGCTCGACGACGGCGTCGAGGCGCTCGAGCCGTTCCTCGCGGTCGCGGCCCGCGAGGAACTGGACGGCGACCGTCCGCAGTTCCCGGGCCGCGACGCGTCGGACGCCGTCGCGAGCGGGGCGCCGGAGTGA
- a CDS encoding PPOX class F420-dependent oxidoreductase, translated as MESIPESFTDLFERETFANFATLMGDGTPQVTPVWIDRDEEGHLLVNTARGRQKERNVERDPKVGLCVMDPDEPYRYVSVRGEVVEVTEDGAVEHIDDLARRYMDVEEYPNKDEESGSRVIVRIRPDRVVTGGE; from the coding sequence ATGGAATCGATCCCCGAGTCGTTCACCGACCTGTTCGAGCGCGAGACGTTCGCCAACTTCGCGACCCTGATGGGCGACGGCACCCCGCAGGTGACTCCGGTCTGGATCGACCGCGACGAGGAGGGCCACCTGCTGGTCAACACCGCGCGCGGCCGCCAGAAGGAGCGCAACGTCGAGCGCGACCCGAAGGTCGGCCTCTGCGTGATGGACCCCGACGAACCCTACCGCTACGTCTCGGTCCGCGGCGAGGTGGTCGAGGTGACCGAGGACGGCGCGGTCGAGCACATCGACGACCTCGCCCGGCGCTACATGGACGTCGAGGAGTACCCGAACAAGGACGAGGAGTCGGGCTCCCGCGTCATCGTCCGCATCAGGCCCGACCGGGTCGTCACCGGCGGCGAGTAG